The Verrucomicrobium spinosum DSM 4136 = JCM 18804 DNA segment CGCAAATCACCCGTTTTTTCAGGATGGCTCTCAATCTCCCAGCAAGTGTCGATCGCACGCTTGAGCCGGTCAGACTCTTCCAGCTCTTTGCGCATCAAGAAAGTGGCCAGAGCATAACCGGAGGTGCGCAGGATGAAGTCCACCACCATGGCCTGGTTGGGGTCCCGCACCGCCACCTGCTGTGGCTTCCACGGCAAATGCATGGGATGACGGAAACCACGCTCATGCAACCGGTCGAACACCCGCATCAGCACATCATGCACCTCCTGGCTCCGATACCAGGGGTTGGGAGTCTTCCGACTTCCTTCCAATTGATAGGCAATGCTTAGCGCTGGAAGGGCTGAGGTGACCAGGAACCGCACCTCCTGCTCATCACCACCCCGCTTGGTGGTGTCATACAAGGCACCAGCCGGTACGGAAGCCAACAGAGGACGCAGCTTGCCCATGGCCTGCTTCGACTCCGCCAAAACCTGCTTCAAGCGGGCCTCCCCAAAAGCATGGGCGTAAGCTTCCTCGCTACCGCCCAACACCCAGTTCAGGTAGCGCGCACGCACCGTCTCCAGATCCTGCGCCTCACTCCCCGCCAAAAGGCTGGTGCCGAGCAAAAGCAGCAGCAGGACCGGCAGCATCCTGCCGGCGCGATAATGTGGATGGTGATGGCGGCACCCCAAATTTGAGACTGTAAGTACTTTCTTCTTTTCCATGTTGGATCATCCCTGTTGCCAACGAATGTTTGGACCGGGACTGCGGTTGCCATAAACTGCCGCCAAAACCGCCTGCGGCCAGAATTCTGCCGGGGAGCCTCTTCCCCAGAGGGGGCCCACCCTAGGGGTCTGACGCCACCATCGCCGTCAGCGCCGCACTTTCCAGAGCAGTCGCCCTGTCCTGTCGTCGGCGCGGTCCGCTGGTGCTTGCCGGGGCGGAACCAGATTCCAACTCCCGGGTGCCAGATAGAGGAACGGGGACAAAATCCTCCGCCTCACGCAGGCCAGAGATGTTTCTCCCCTCCATGTGTGCCTGCATGGCATACACCGCCCTGCGGAAGATGAAGCTCTGGTTGGCACCACCTCGCGGCATCGCGGTGGTCGTCGTCTCGCCCAGCAGAAACCGCCGCAGCCTCATGGCGGGATGGTCCTGCGTCAGCATGATCCCCCTGCGCACCCCATCCAGGAACTCACAACACTTCGCCGCGTCCATCTCATGATACAACGTGGCAGCGGCCAGGAACGACGCCTGGCTAAGCCCCCGCTTGCTTTTGTTCGCCCCTTTCATGAGCGCGATGACGGCACGGATGTGCTCGATGTGGCAGTCCAGCGTTTGCTTGACCAGATGGTCAGAGGGCTGCACGCCGCTCTCGCTGCGCACCAACCGCCGGGTCAGGCAAGTCGCGATCTCCACCTCCTGGCGGTTCGTCGCCAGTCCTGCCAGGAAAAAGGCATCAAACAACGTGCGCCGCCGCTGGCGGTCCACCTTCTCCTGGCTGGCAGAGGGAAGGCCAAAGGTGACGAGCATCGGCACCGACTTTTGGGAGCGCACAATCGCATGCAGCCGGTGCTGCCCGTCCACCAGGTCCCCCTTGTCGTCCAGAGCAATGCAGCCCGGCGTGAGACGCCACTCATCCGCATGAATCTCCGCAACGTACTTTTGCACCACCTTCTCCGAAAGTTTCCGGTTGTGCACATTCCTCTCCAAAAGACGCTCAGCAGCCACGGGGGTCAATCGTACGGCGATCGTCTGAACGCCGGGGATCTTCTCCAGACTCTGAACTTCGTTCAGCGGGAATCGTTCGTTGAACCGTGTGCTGGGATTCATAAGTTGCGAAAAAGGGTGGAGGGCTTGCCCTGAGCGCCTGCCAGCAGGTGCTCCAAGGCGGAATCATCGAGCGATCATAGGCCAAGGGGATCAACTTCCAGGAACAGCCGCAACAACCGGGCTCGTACGGCTGCTTACAGCTGGCTCCTCAGATCGTGACACTCATGGTATCCCAACCGTCGCCCTTTGGAATGAACCTTTGCGGCAAATCACTGTTCGCTTGCGAAAAAGCATTCTGCAGTCCCATCCTGCTCCATGAACACACCCTATGCATTTTTCAGTTATTTCCTCAGGCAATAATCTCCTTCACCACGTGACCGTGGACGTCGGTGAGACGGTAATCCCGGCCTTGGAAGCGGTAGGTGAGACGCTCATGATCCAATCCCAGAAGGTGCAGGACGGTGGCCTGAAGGTCGTGCACATGCACCTTGTCCGCCACCCCGGCGAATCCCATCTCGTCCGTGGCACCATACTCAAAGCCTGACTTCACTCCGCCGCCCGCCATCATGATGGTGAAGCAGTCGGGATAGTGATCGCGTCCCAGAATCTTGCTGCCCGCCGTACGCCCTTCACGGAATGGGGTGCGTCCAAATTCCCCGCCCCAGATGACCAGGGTATCATCCAGCAGCCCGCGTTCCTTCAGATCTCGGATGAGTGCCGCCACCGGCCTGTCGGTGGCGGCCATCTTGTCTGTCAGTCCATCCCGGATGTCTTCTTTTGGATTCACTCCATGGAAATCCCAACCCCAGTCAAAAAGATGGATAAAACGGACCCCTTGCTCAACCAGGCGACGGGCCAGAAGGCAGTTGTTGGCAAAGCTGGATTCACCAGGCTTCGCGCCATAGGCATCCATGACGGCCTTTGATTCTCTAGAGATGTCCATCACGCCAGGCACACTCGTTTGCATGCGGTAAGCCAGCTCATATTGGGCTATCCGCGTGAGCGTCTCGGAGTGGCCGAGTTTTTCGAGCTGCCGCTCATTCAAGACGCGCAGGGCGTCCAGCGTTGTACGCCGCAGCTCCCGGGACATGCCGGCAGGATCTCCAGCAAACAGGACGGGATCCCCCTTGCTGCGGCACTGCACCCCCTGATACACAGAGGGCATGAAGCCGCTCCCCCAGCAGCTCTGCCCGCCGCTCGGCAGCGTGCCGCTGGAGATGAGCGTGACAAAGCCCGGCAGGTCCTGGTTCTCCGTGCCCAGACCATACGTCACCCACGACCCCATGGAGGGCCGCCCCTGCCTGATGTGTCCCGTGAAGAGGAGCAGCTCTGCCGGAGCATGATTGAACTGGTCCGTATGCATC contains these protein-coding regions:
- a CDS encoding DUF1501 domain-containing protein, with amino-acid sequence MKVMNSHPLDHLAKVQLATRRQFLSSAGQFSLGAIAMQAMGGKASGAATAVQGNPLAARRPPQPARAKNVIYLHMSGGPPNLDIFDYKPELVKHSGQPCPDSFLKGRQFAFTTGVPNLMGSPRTFKQYGKAGMWMSDAVPHFQEVADEITLVRAMHTDQFNHAPAELLLFTGHIRQGRPSMGSWVTYGLGTENQDLPGFVTLISSGTLPSGGQSCWGSGFMPSVYQGVQCRSKGDPVLFAGDPAGMSRELRRTTLDALRVLNERQLEKLGHSETLTRIAQYELAYRMQTSVPGVMDISRESKAVMDAYGAKPGESSFANNCLLARRLVEQGVRFIHLFDWGWDFHGVNPKEDIRDGLTDKMAATDRPVAALIRDLKERGLLDDTLVIWGGEFGRTPFREGRTAGSKILGRDHYPDCFTIMMAGGGVKSGFEYGATDEMGFAGVADKVHVHDLQATVLHLLGLDHERLTYRFQGRDYRLTDVHGHVVKEIIA